CGCCTCGTCCACCTCTGACTCCGAGCTGCCTGGCCTGCCCGCCGACACCGCCGATGAGCTGCGTCAACGCCTGGCGGAGAAGGCCCGCGAGCGGATGAGTGGGCTATGAGCCACCGCACTCGTGAACACCGCCCCGGGGCCGACGGCTACCGCCGCGTCCACCGCGCCACCCCGCTGCTGGAGCTGTGGACCGTCGTGCTCGGCATCGTCGCCGTCATCATTTTAAACATTGACCGGGAGCTGATCGACGCCGTCCGCTCCTTCTCTCTCGGGTCGATTCCGTGGCGATTCGTCGTCATCGCGCTCGGCAGCGTCGTCGGCTTCTTCCTGCTGGTGTGGCTGGTGTCCTACTTCTGGTGGCGCGCCACGGGGTACCGGATCACCGACGAGGAGATCTCCCTCAAGCATGGCGTCATCGGCAAGCAGGAGCGCACCGCCCGCTTTGATCGGATCCAGGCCGTCGACGTCGTCGAGTCGGTCATCGCCCGGATCTTCCACGTCGCCGCCGTGCGGGTGGAGACCGCCGGGGGTAAGGACTCGGTCATCGAAATCAAGTACCTGAGCAAGCCGGTGGCCGTCGAGCTGCGCGCCGAGGTGCTGGCTCGCGTCCGCGGGGAGGCGGCGCCCGTCGGGCACACGACGGACCTGGCGGAGGTGACGGCGCCGGGGGAGACGCTGCCCGCGCCGCCGGAACGCCACGTCGTGGTCCCAGAGATCCCTGTCGCCCGTAGCCTGGCTGCCGCCGCGTTGAATCCCACGGTCCACATCGCCGCCGTCGCCGGCCTGGGCGTGTGGGTCTCCCCGCTGTCCTTGGCGGCGGCCGTGCCCACCCTGGTGGCCCTGGCCGGCGCCGCGTGGCGGGTCATTGACCGCTCGTATCGGTTCGTGGCCTCGCTGCACGAGGATTCCCTGGACATCTCCTACGGCCTGGCCGATCGCCGCCGGCAAACGATCCGGCTGGGCCGCATCCACGCCGTCCAGATTGACCAGCCGGTGCTGTGGCGGCTCACCGGGTGGTGGCGGGTGCGGGTCTCCGTCGCCGGCTACGGCGGGGAGGACGACCACGCGGCGACGACCACCATTCTGCCGGTCGGCTCCCGCGACCTCGCGATCCGCCTGGCCGCCCTCGTCGGGCCGCTGAGCACCGAAGAGATCGAGGGTTACGCCCGCCCCGAAGGCGCGACGATGCCGACGTTTACCTCTCCCGACGAGGCCGTCTGGGTCAGCCCCATCGACCGCGGCCAGCAGGCCGTCACCCTCATCCCGGGCCGGGCGATCTGCCACACCGGGCGGCTGGGGCGCCGCGTGGCCATGATTGAGCGTTCCCACATCCAGGAACTCACCCTGCACCGCGGCCCGCTGCACGGCGCGCTGGGCCTGGCGAGCGTGCGATTCGACCTAGTCAACGGCCCGGTGAGCATGACG
Above is a genomic segment from Corynebacterium uterequi containing:
- a CDS encoding PH domain-containing protein; translated protein: MSHRTREHRPGADGYRRVHRATPLLELWTVVLGIVAVIILNIDRELIDAVRSFSLGSIPWRFVVIALGSVVGFFLLVWLVSYFWWRATGYRITDEEISLKHGVIGKQERTARFDRIQAVDVVESVIARIFHVAAVRVETAGGKDSVIEIKYLSKPVAVELRAEVLARVRGEAAPVGHTTDLAEVTAPGETLPAPPERHVVVPEIPVARSLAAAALNPTVHIAAVAGLGVWVSPLSLAAAVPTLVALAGAAWRVIDRSYRFVASLHEDSLDISYGLADRRRQTIRLGRIHAVQIDQPVLWRLTGWWRVRVSVAGYGGEDDHAATTTILPVGSRDLAIRLAALVGPLSTEEIEGYARPEGATMPTFTSPDEAVWVSPIDRGQQAVTLIPGRAICHTGRLGRRVAMIERSHIQELTLHRGPLHGALGLASVRFDLVNGPVSMTGQDLRFADAQALLDALRSRELPELDAAPTQLR